Proteins encoded within one genomic window of Spirulina major PCC 6313:
- the patD gene encoding heterocyst frequency control protein PatD, translated as MPSPLNCEQYAAIAKPLLDLRKFLTLPEQSVSMAQKRFVVIKQVYQTTILRLDLERLDPQSRSIVTELHRLIRLLETQLMFLKSARTEAAIALRQQQTLEHLNHFIQLLEQFDPARS; from the coding sequence ATGCCGTCTCCTCTTAATTGTGAACAATATGCAGCGATCGCAAAACCCTTACTAGATTTAAGAAAGTTTTTAACTCTGCCTGAGCAAAGTGTCTCGATGGCACAAAAACGCTTCGTGGTGATCAAACAAGTATACCAGACTACAATTTTGCGCCTCGATCTGGAACGCCTCGACCCTCAATCGCGGTCGATTGTGACGGAACTGCACCGCCTGATCCGGTTATTAGAGACCCAATTGATGTTTTTAAAGTCGGCCCGCACGGAGGCAGCGATCGCCCTCCGTCAACAGCAAACACTAGAACATTTGAATCATTTTATTCAACTCCTGGAACAGTTTGACCCGGCTCGATCCTGA
- a CDS encoding carbon dioxide-concentrating mechanism protein CcmK, giving the protein MPEAVGSLETKGFPGVLAAADAMVKAGRVTLVGYIRVGSARFTVNIRGDVSEVKAAMDAGIAAVENAYGGVLESWVIIPRPHENVVSVLPIDFNESVESFRAAVNTPRVFSTGSNR; this is encoded by the coding sequence ATGCCAGAGGCAGTTGGATCATTAGAAACAAAGGGGTTTCCAGGGGTATTGGCCGCAGCGGATGCCATGGTGAAAGCCGGACGAGTAACCCTTGTGGGCTATATCCGGGTGGGGAGTGCTCGGTTTACCGTTAATATTCGGGGCGATGTTTCGGAAGTGAAGGCCGCCATGGATGCCGGAATCGCAGCGGTGGAAAATGCCTACGGTGGGGTGTTGGAATCCTGGGTGATTATTCCCCGTCCCCACGAGAATGTTGTGTCGGTGTTGCCGATTGATTTTAATGAGTCCGTCGAATCGTTCCGGGCGGCGGTGAATACACCCCGTGTGTTTAGTACGGGCAGCAACCGTTAA
- a CDS encoding RelA/SpoT family protein, which produces MNPPLLAHPRDSATLPSSGQLPTDITLPDWLSTCLLSQGHQASDDTALICHAFNFAYALHEGQYRKSGEPYIAHPVAVAGLLRDLGGDSAMIAAGFLHDVVEDTEVTPDIIEEQFGAEVRQLVEGVTKLSSFNFSSKTERQAENFRRMFLAMAQDIRVIIVKLADRLHNMRTLEHLKPEKQQRIAQETRDIFAPLANRLGIGRLKWELEDLCFKYLEPDAYRNIQDLVAERRIDREERIENVVERVRQRLTELGIAIVELQGRPKHLYGIYKKMERQHKAFTEIYDIAAVRIITETKDGCYRALSVVHDLYRPIPGRFKDYIGLPKPNRYQSLHTSVVGATGRPLEVQIRTLEMHHIAEYGIAAHWKYKESGGSTAQLSSDDEKFTWLRQLLEWQNDLNDAQEYVENLKSNLFEDDVYVFTPQGDVVSLARGATAVDFAYRIHTEVGNHMKGARVNSRWSVLDTPLQNGDIVEIITSKNSRPSLDWLNFVVTPSARNRIRQWYKRSHRDENILRGRDLLEKEMGKSSLDALLKSEPMQAVAERCNYHGVEDLLAALGYGEVTLNLVVNRIRDAVKAQQPIEPEAATITTVEISSSRPPIAPGEGKRLEPIAGVEGLLHHIAGCCHPIPGESIIGVVTRTRGISIHRQGCPNVEGVEGDRIIPVSWNTFAVQSRRPTYRVNIQVEVLDRVGIMRDILAKLSDHNINVCQAEVVTQVSKPALINLGLEICDRPQLDHSFSRIRQMSDVLNLRRLSSLNTES; this is translated from the coding sequence ATGAATCCACCCCTCCTTGCCCATCCCAGAGATTCAGCCACACTGCCATCATCAGGACAGCTACCCACCGATATTACTCTACCCGATTGGCTGAGTACTTGTTTACTGTCCCAGGGCCATCAAGCCAGTGATGACACCGCGCTAATCTGTCATGCCTTTAATTTCGCCTACGCCCTCCACGAGGGACAATACCGCAAATCCGGCGAACCGTACATTGCCCACCCGGTGGCGGTCGCCGGTTTGCTGCGGGATCTCGGTGGTGACAGTGCGATGATTGCCGCTGGCTTTTTACATGATGTGGTTGAAGATACCGAGGTTACCCCTGACATCATTGAAGAGCAATTTGGGGCCGAAGTACGGCAACTTGTTGAAGGCGTGACGAAGCTTTCGAGTTTCAACTTTTCGAGCAAAACCGAACGCCAAGCCGAGAACTTTCGGCGCATGTTTCTGGCCATGGCCCAGGACATTCGGGTGATCATCGTCAAGCTGGCGGATCGCCTCCATAATATGCGCACCCTTGAACATCTCAAACCCGAAAAACAGCAGCGCATCGCCCAAGAAACCCGCGACATCTTCGCCCCCCTCGCCAACCGCTTGGGGATTGGGCGGCTGAAATGGGAACTCGAAGATCTCTGTTTTAAATATCTCGAACCCGATGCCTATCGAAATATTCAAGACCTGGTGGCGGAACGGCGGATCGATCGTGAAGAACGGATCGAAAATGTTGTGGAACGGGTGCGCCAACGCTTAACCGAGTTAGGGATTGCGATCGTGGAGCTTCAGGGTAGACCGAAACACCTCTACGGCATCTATAAAAAGATGGAGCGGCAGCATAAAGCGTTCACCGAAATTTATGACATTGCCGCTGTCCGGATTATCACTGAAACGAAAGACGGGTGTTATCGGGCGCTCTCGGTGGTGCATGACCTGTATCGTCCGATTCCGGGCCGGTTTAAAGACTACATTGGCTTACCGAAACCCAACCGCTATCAATCGCTGCATACTTCGGTGGTGGGGGCGACGGGGCGACCGTTGGAGGTGCAGATTCGGACGCTCGAAATGCACCATATTGCGGAATATGGGATCGCGGCCCATTGGAAATATAAGGAATCCGGCGGCAGTACGGCGCAACTGTCGTCGGATGATGAAAAATTCACTTGGTTGCGGCAGTTGCTCGAATGGCAGAACGATCTCAATGATGCTCAAGAATATGTGGAGAATCTGAAGTCGAATTTGTTCGAGGATGATGTCTATGTGTTCACGCCCCAGGGGGATGTGGTGTCCTTGGCACGGGGGGCGACGGCGGTGGATTTTGCCTATCGGATTCATACGGAGGTGGGCAACCACATGAAGGGGGCGCGGGTGAATAGCCGCTGGTCGGTGCTGGATACGCCGTTGCAGAATGGCGATATTGTCGAGATTATTACGTCGAAAAATAGTCGGCCCAGTTTGGATTGGCTAAATTTTGTGGTGACCCCTAGTGCGCGGAATCGAATTCGCCAATGGTATAAGCGATCGCACCGGGATGAAAATATTCTGCGCGGTCGGGATTTACTCGAAAAAGAAATGGGCAAAAGTAGCCTGGATGCGTTGCTGAAGTCGGAACCAATGCAGGCCGTGGCGGAACGCTGCAACTATCACGGTGTTGAGGATCTCTTGGCGGCGTTGGGCTATGGCGAGGTGACGCTGAATCTGGTGGTGAACCGGATTCGCGATGCGGTGAAGGCGCAACAACCGATCGAACCGGAAGCGGCGACGATCACCACGGTGGAAATTTCGTCATCTCGGCCGCCGATCGCGCCTGGGGAAGGGAAACGGCTAGAGCCGATCGCAGGGGTTGAAGGGTTACTGCATCACATCGCGGGCTGCTGTCATCCGATTCCGGGGGAGTCGATTATCGGTGTGGTGACGCGGACGCGGGGGATTTCGATCCATCGGCAGGGTTGCCCGAATGTGGAGGGGGTGGAGGGCGATCGCATCATTCCCGTCAGTTGGAATACTTTTGCGGTGCAGAGTCGTCGCCCCACCTACCGCGTCAATATCCAAGTGGAAGTTTTGGATCGGGTGGGGATTATGCGGGATATTTTGGCGAAGTTGAGTGACCACAATATCAACGTTTGTCAGGCGGAAGTCGTGACCCAAGTGTCTAAACCGGCGTTGATCAATTTGGGCTTAGAAATTTGCGATCGCCCCCAACTGGATCACAGTTTCAGCCGCATCCGCCAGATGAGCGATGTGCTGAATCTGCGGCGTTTGTCGAGCCTGAATACCGAGAGTTAG
- a CDS encoding BMC domain-containing protein encodes MPEAVGVIETLGFPAILAAADAMVKAARVTVVWCDKAESGRFVVAIRGPVSEVKTAHPAGIEAAENVYGGEVLTYYIVPNPPENVVSILPIDYSEAVEPFR; translated from the coding sequence ATGCCAGAAGCTGTTGGTGTCATTGAAACCCTGGGCTTTCCTGCCATTTTGGCCGCAGCCGATGCCATGGTCAAAGCAGCAAGAGTCACAGTGGTCTGGTGTGATAAAGCCGAAAGTGGTCGATTTGTCGTCGCCATTCGGGGCCCAGTTTCTGAAGTCAAAACCGCTCACCCTGCCGGCATTGAAGCAGCGGAGAATGTCTACGGCGGGGAGGTGCTGACCTATTACATCGTGCCAAACCCGCCGGAAAACGTCGTGTCGATTTTACCCATTGACTATTCTGAAGCAGTCGAACCATTCCGATGA